The following proteins are co-located in the Phragmites australis chromosome 10, lpPhrAust1.1, whole genome shotgun sequence genome:
- the LOC133931268 gene encoding ras-related protein RABA3-like isoform X2, producing the protein MEEDYVFKIVVIGDSAVGKTQLLGRFTRDEFCFDSKSTIGIEFQTRTVDIARKRVKAQIWDTAGQERYRAVTSAYYRGALGAMLVYDITKRHTFEHAARWVHELRAHADKSIVVMLIGNKADLGVDGGRAVDAGEAAAFAEEQGLFFSEASALSGENVERAFLRLLEEIHANVSRKSLETEDEVAVNGREYGAVDVLMLKGTKLSLSEEMSIMETSAIRRASRCSCS; encoded by the exons ATGGAAGAGGACTACGTGTTCAAGATCGTGGTGATCGGCGACTCCGCGGTGGGGAAGACGCAGCTGCTGGGGCGCTTCACCCGCGACGAGTTCTGTTTCGACTCCAAGTCCACCATCGGCATCGAGTTCCAGACACGCACCGTGGACATCGCCCGCAAGCGCGTCAAGGCGCAGATCTGGGACACCGCCGGACAGGAGAG GTACAGGGCGGTGACGAGCGCCTACTACCGGGGCGCGCTGGGGGCGATGCTGGTGTACGACATCACCAAGCGCCACACCTTCGAGCACGCCGCGCGGTGGGTCCACGAGCTCCGCGCCCACGCCGACAAGTCCATCGTTGTCATGCTCATCGGCAACAAGGCCGACCTCGGCGTTGACGGCGGCCGCGCGGTCGACGCCGGCGAGGCGGCCGCCTTCGCCGAGGAGCAGGGGCTCTTCTTCTCGGAGGCCTCAGCGCTCAGCGGGGAGAACGTGGAGCGCGCCTTCCTCAGGCTGCTCGAGGAGATCCACGCCAACGTGTCCAGGAAGTCGCTGGAGACGGAGGACGAGGTGGCCGTGAACGGCCGAGAGTATGGTGCCGTTGATGTGCTGATGCTCAAGGGCACTAAGCTGTCGCTGTCTGAAGAGATGTCCATCATGGAGACGAGCGCCATAAGGAGAGCGAGCAGGTGCTCGTGCTCGTGA
- the LOC133931268 gene encoding ras-related protein RABA3-like isoform X1 → MEEDYVFKIVVIGDSAVGKTQLLGRFTRDEFCFDSKSTIGIEFQTRTVDIARKRVKAQIWDTAGQERYHLLFIVSCCSGARYRAVTSAYYRGALGAMLVYDITKRHTFEHAARWVHELRAHADKSIVVMLIGNKADLGVDGGRAVDAGEAAAFAEEQGLFFSEASALSGENVERAFLRLLEEIHANVSRKSLETEDEVAVNGREYGAVDVLMLKGTKLSLSEEMSIMETSAIRRASRCSCS, encoded by the exons ATGGAAGAGGACTACGTGTTCAAGATCGTGGTGATCGGCGACTCCGCGGTGGGGAAGACGCAGCTGCTGGGGCGCTTCACCCGCGACGAGTTCTGTTTCGACTCCAAGTCCACCATCGGCATCGAGTTCCAGACACGCACCGTGGACATCGCCCGCAAGCGCGTCAAGGCGCAGATCTGGGACACCGCCGGACAGGAGAGGTACCATCTCCTTTTCATAGTCTCATGCTGTAGCGGAGCCAG GTACAGGGCGGTGACGAGCGCCTACTACCGGGGCGCGCTGGGGGCGATGCTGGTGTACGACATCACCAAGCGCCACACCTTCGAGCACGCCGCGCGGTGGGTCCACGAGCTCCGCGCCCACGCCGACAAGTCCATCGTTGTCATGCTCATCGGCAACAAGGCCGACCTCGGCGTTGACGGCGGCCGCGCGGTCGACGCCGGCGAGGCGGCCGCCTTCGCCGAGGAGCAGGGGCTCTTCTTCTCGGAGGCCTCAGCGCTCAGCGGGGAGAACGTGGAGCGCGCCTTCCTCAGGCTGCTCGAGGAGATCCACGCCAACGTGTCCAGGAAGTCGCTGGAGACGGAGGACGAGGTGGCCGTGAACGGCCGAGAGTATGGTGCCGTTGATGTGCTGATGCTCAAGGGCACTAAGCTGTCGCTGTCTGAAGAGATGTCCATCATGGAGACGAGCGCCATAAGGAGAGCGAGCAGGTGCTCGTGCTCGTGA